From a region of the Halolamina sp. CBA1230 genome:
- a CDS encoding DNA-directed RNA polymerase subunit A' — translation MSISGSPKEIGEISFGLMDPETYRDMSATKVITADTYDDDGYPIDMGLMDPRLGVIDPGLECRTCGQHSGSCNGHFGHIELAAPVIHVGFAKLIRRLLRGTCRDCGRLSLTEDEQAEFADRLERAKELDDDPDDVLKAAIRQARKTSRCPYCGETQYDIKHEKPTTYYEVQDVLAAEYSEIIAEAMQPDEDEEDDAGVAPQELADETGIALDRVNDILSGEFRPREEDRKALEKALDVDLTEEDENKLMPSDIRDWFEDIPDEDLANIGVNPETSRPEWMILTVLPVPPVTTRPSITLDNGQRSEDDLTHKLVDIIRINQRFMENREAGAPQLIIEDLWELLQYHVTTFVDNEISGTPPARHRSGRPLKTLSQRLKGKEGRFRGSLSGKRVNFSARTVISPDPTLSLNEVGVPERVAREMTQTMNVSERNLEEARTYVRNGPQGHPGANYVKRPDGRRLKVTEKNCEELAEKVEPDWEVSRHLTDGDIIVFNRQPSLHRMSIMAHEVVVMPYKTFRLNTTVCTPYNADFDGDEMNMHALQNEEARAEARVLMRVQEQMLSPRFGENIIGAIQDHVSGTYLLTRNNPEFTENQALDLLRATSVDELPEPDGQDDGEPVWTGRTVFSELLPDDLNLEFRSEADDEVVIEDGQLKQGTIDEGAIGAFGGDIVDTITKEYSKTRARVFVNEVATLAMRSIMHFGFSIGIDDESIPPEAGEQVDEAIDDAYERVDELIETYRAGDLNSIPGRTVDETLELKIMQTLGKARDSAEDIASDHFADDNPAIVMASSGARGSMLNLTQMAATVGQQSVSGERINRGYEGRTLSHYERGDLGAKPHGFVENSYRSGLTPREFFFHAMGGREGLVDTAVRTSKSGYLQRRLINALSELEAQYDGTVRDTSGTVVQFEFGEDGTSPVKVASDEDDPVDVESITQRVLDKEFSSEEQKKRFLGERSETTNLSEYAGPGLNKAGQGVTDD, via the coding sequence CTTCGGCCTGATGGACCCGGAGACGTACCGGGACATGAGCGCCACGAAGGTGATCACCGCCGACACGTACGACGACGACGGCTACCCCATCGACATGGGGCTGATGGACCCCCGGCTGGGGGTTATCGACCCCGGGCTGGAGTGCCGGACCTGCGGGCAGCACTCCGGCTCGTGTAACGGCCACTTCGGACATATCGAGCTCGCGGCGCCGGTGATCCACGTCGGCTTCGCGAAGCTGATCCGCCGCCTGCTGCGTGGCACCTGTCGGGACTGCGGCCGGCTCTCGCTCACCGAGGACGAGCAGGCCGAGTTCGCCGACCGGCTCGAGCGCGCGAAGGAGCTGGACGACGACCCCGACGACGTGCTGAAGGCCGCCATCCGGCAGGCCCGGAAGACCTCGCGGTGTCCGTACTGCGGCGAGACCCAGTACGACATCAAACACGAGAAGCCGACGACCTACTACGAGGTCCAGGACGTCCTCGCCGCGGAGTACTCCGAGATCATCGCCGAGGCGATGCAGCCCGACGAGGACGAGGAGGACGACGCCGGCGTCGCGCCCCAGGAGCTCGCCGACGAGACCGGCATCGCGCTCGACCGGGTCAACGACATCCTCAGCGGCGAGTTCCGGCCGCGCGAGGAGGACCGCAAGGCGCTGGAGAAGGCGCTGGACGTCGACCTGACCGAGGAGGACGAGAACAAGCTGATGCCCAGCGACATCCGGGATTGGTTCGAGGACATCCCGGACGAGGACCTCGCGAACATCGGCGTCAACCCCGAGACCTCCCGGCCCGAGTGGATGATCCTGACGGTGCTGCCGGTGCCGCCGGTCACCACCCGCCCCTCGATCACGCTGGACAACGGCCAGCGCTCCGAGGACGACCTCACCCACAAGCTGGTCGACATCATCCGCATCAACCAGCGGTTCATGGAGAACCGCGAGGCGGGTGCGCCCCAGCTGATCATCGAGGACCTCTGGGAGCTGCTGCAGTACCACGTCACCACGTTCGTCGACAACGAGATCTCCGGCACGCCGCCGGCCCGGCACCGCTCCGGCCGGCCGCTGAAGACCCTCTCCCAGCGCCTGAAGGGGAAGGAGGGTCGCTTCCGTGGCTCGCTGTCCGGGAAGCGCGTGAACTTCTCGGCGCGAACCGTCATCTCACCGGACCCGACGCTGTCACTGAACGAGGTCGGCGTCCCCGAGCGCGTGGCTCGGGAGATGACCCAGACGATGAACGTCTCCGAGCGCAACCTTGAGGAGGCGCGCACGTACGTCCGGAACGGCCCCCAGGGCCACCCCGGCGCGAACTACGTCAAGCGGCCCGACGGCCGCCGGCTGAAGGTGACCGAGAAGAACTGCGAGGAGCTCGCCGAGAAGGTCGAGCCCGACTGGGAGGTCTCCCGCCACCTGACCGACGGCGACATCATCGTGTTCAACCGACAGCCGTCGCTGCACCGGATGTCGATCATGGCCCACGAGGTGGTCGTGATGCCGTACAAGACGTTCCGGCTGAACACGACGGTGTGTACGCCGTACAACGCCGACTTCGACGGCGACGAGATGAACATGCACGCGCTCCAGAACGAGGAGGCGCGTGCCGAGGCTCGCGTGCTGATGCGCGTCCAGGAGCAGATGCTCAGCCCGCGCTTCGGCGAGAACATCATCGGCGCCATCCAGGACCACGTCTCCGGCACGTATCTGCTGACCCGGAACAACCCCGAGTTCACCGAGAACCAGGCGCTGGACCTGCTGCGTGCGACCAGCGTCGACGAGCTGCCCGAGCCCGACGGCCAGGATGACGGCGAGCCCGTCTGGACCGGGCGCACCGTGTTCTCGGAGCTGCTCCCCGACGACCTCAACCTCGAGTTCCGCTCCGAGGCCGACGACGAGGTCGTGATCGAGGACGGCCAGCTCAAACAGGGCACCATCGACGAGGGCGCCATCGGCGCGTTCGGCGGCGACATCGTCGACACCATCACCAAGGAGTACTCGAAGACCCGCGCCCGCGTGTTCGTCAACGAGGTGGCGACGCTTGCGATGCGCTCGATCATGCACTTCGGGTTCTCGATCGGGATCGACGACGAGTCGATCCCGCCGGAGGCGGGCGAGCAGGTCGACGAGGCGATCGACGACGCCTACGAGCGCGTCGACGAGCTGATCGAGACGTACCGCGCGGGCGATCTGAACTCGATCCCCGGCCGCACCGTCGACGAGACGCTCGAGCTGAAGATCATGCAGACGCTCGGCAAGGCGCGTGACTCGGCGGAGGACATCGCCAGCGACCACTTCGCCGACGACAACCCCGCCATCGTGATGGCGAGCTCCGGCGCGCGTGGGTCGATGCTGAACCTGACCCAGATGGCCGCCACCGTCGGCCAGCAGTCCGTCAGTGGCGAACGCATCAACCGCGGGTACGAGGGCCGCACGCTCAGCCACTACGAGCGCGGCGACCTCGGCGCCAAACCCCACGGGTTCGTGGAGAACTCCTACCGCTCGGGGCTGACCCCGCGGGAGTTCTTCTTCCACGCCATGGGTGGCCGCGAGGGGCTGGTCGACACGGCAGTCCGGACGTCGAAGTCCGGCTACCTCCAGCGCCGGCTGATCAACGCGCTCTCCGAACTCGAGGCGCAGTACGACGGCACCGTGCGGGACACCTCCGGCACGGTCGTCCAGTTCGAGTTCGGCGAGGACGGCACCTCGCCGGTGAAAGTCGCTTCCGACGAGGACGACCCCGTCGACGTGGAGTCGATCACCCAGCGCGTGCTGGACAAGGAGTTCAGCAGCGAGGAGCAGAAGAAGCGGTTCCTGGGCGAGCGCAGCGAGACGACCAACCTCTCTGAGTACGCCGGTCCCGGCCTGAACAAGGCGGGCCAGGGGGTGACCGATGACTGA
- the rpoA2 gene encoding DNA-directed RNA polymerase subunit A'' — translation MTDADALPESFEHIDESTETLVEETELPRRLKDRIYGAIEENEGATREEIEDIVKAVVSRYEDTRVDALDPVGTVSAQSIGEPGTQLTMNTFHFAGVAEIDVTQGLPRLIELVDARKTPDTPTMTVHLEEEYATDRDKAREVVWQIEATKILALGNVSTNVADMQVTIDLNEDTLQKRWPTYDDVGEVAGEIQETIESELKVATKRKGTKIAFGPEQPSYRELLQLVEELREVVFKGIEEISRVVIRKEEVDDGDEEFVLYTEGSAFGDVLEIEGVDVTRSTCNNIHEINEELGIEAARETIINETHDTLAEQGLDDVNVRHLMLVADIMTNRGTIESIGRHGISGSKDSVLARAAFEVTVNHLLDAAIHGEVDDLDGVIENVIVGKPVSIGTGDVDLRMGAGGAANSADD, via the coding sequence ATGACTGACGCCGACGCGCTCCCCGAGAGCTTCGAGCATATCGACGAGTCGACCGAGACGCTCGTCGAGGAGACCGAGCTGCCGCGACGGCTGAAAGACCGCATCTACGGCGCCATCGAGGAGAACGAGGGCGCTACCCGCGAGGAGATCGAGGATATCGTGAAGGCGGTCGTTTCCCGCTACGAGGACACCCGGGTCGACGCGCTCGACCCCGTCGGGACGGTGTCGGCCCAGTCGATCGGCGAACCGGGCACCCAGCTGACGATGAACACGTTCCACTTTGCGGGCGTCGCGGAGATCGACGTGACACAGGGGCTGCCCCGGCTGATCGAGCTCGTCGACGCCCGGAAAACGCCGGACACGCCGACGATGACGGTCCACTTGGAGGAGGAGTACGCAACCGACCGCGACAAGGCCCGCGAGGTCGTCTGGCAGATCGAGGCGACGAAGATCCTTGCGCTGGGGAACGTCTCGACCAACGTCGCGGACATGCAGGTCACGATCGACCTGAACGAGGACACGCTCCAGAAGCGCTGGCCGACGTACGACGACGTCGGCGAGGTCGCCGGCGAGATCCAGGAGACGATCGAGAGCGAGCTCAAAGTCGCGACCAAGCGCAAGGGGACGAAGATCGCGTTCGGCCCCGAGCAGCCCAGCTACCGCGAGCTGCTCCAGCTGGTCGAGGAGCTCCGCGAGGTCGTGTTCAAGGGGATCGAGGAGATCTCCCGGGTCGTGATCCGCAAGGAGGAGGTCGACGACGGCGACGAGGAGTTCGTCCTCTACACCGAGGGGTCGGCGTTCGGCGACGTCCTCGAGATCGAGGGGGTCGACGTCACCCGCTCGACGTGTAACAACATCCACGAGATCAACGAGGAGCTCGGGATCGAGGCCGCCCGCGAGACGATCATCAACGAGACCCACGACACGCTGGCCGAGCAGGGGCTCGACGACGTGAACGTCCGGCACCTGATGCTGGTGGCGGACATCATGACCAACCGCGGCACCATCGAGTCGATCGGCCGCCACGGGATCTCGGGGTCGAAGGACTCCGTGCTCGCTCGCGCGGCGTTCGAGGTGACGGTGAACCACCTGCTCGACGCCGCGATCCACGGCGAGGTCGACGATCTCGACGGCGTGATCGAGAACGTGATCGTCGGGAAGCCGGTGTCGATCGGTACCGGCGACGTCGACCTCCGGATGGGCGCCGGCGGCGCCGCGAACTCCGCCGACGACTGA
- a CDS encoding NusA-like transcription termination signal-binding factor, translating to MSLTLSDEARRHIAAFADVADVTPVDCLVEDDRAVFVIPAGEMGTAIGPDGETVEAVEAQLGTRVDLVEDADDPAAFVANCLAPAAVRNVTLSTQGGSTVAYVEVPQGDRGVAIGAGGESIEAARELAARHFDIEDVQLA from the coding sequence ATGAGCCTGACGCTGTCGGACGAGGCGCGCCGACACATCGCCGCGTTCGCCGACGTGGCCGACGTGACGCCGGTGGACTGTCTGGTCGAGGACGACCGCGCGGTGTTCGTGATCCCCGCCGGCGAGATGGGGACGGCGATCGGGCCGGACGGCGAGACCGTCGAGGCCGTCGAGGCGCAGCTGGGCACCCGCGTCGACCTCGTCGAGGACGCCGACGACCCAGCCGCGTTCGTCGCGAACTGCCTCGCGCCCGCGGCCGTGCGCAACGTCACCCTGTCGACCCAGGGCGGCAGCACCGTCGCGTACGTCGAGGTGCCACAGGGCGACCGCGGGGTCGCCATCGGCGCCGGCGGCGAGTCGATCGAGGCGGCACGGGAGCTCGCTGCGCGGCACTTCGACATCGAGGACGTCCAGCTGGCGTAG
- a CDS encoding 30S ribosomal protein S12 has translation MANGKYAARKLKKDRQKRRWSDSEYARRERGLKEKSDPLEGAPQGRGIVLEKVGIEAKQPNSAIRKCVRVQLIKNGKQVTAFCPGDGAISFIDEHDEVTIAGIGGSKGRAMGDISGVNYKVEKVNGVSLIELVRGNAEKPVR, from the coding sequence ATGGCGAACGGCAAGTACGCCGCGCGCAAACTCAAGAAGGACCGCCAGAAGCGGCGGTGGTCCGACTCCGAGTACGCGCGCCGGGAACGCGGACTCAAGGAGAAATCCGACCCGCTCGAGGGCGCCCCGCAGGGTCGCGGGATCGTGCTCGAGAAGGTCGGCATCGAAGCGAAACAGCCCAACTCGGCGATCCGGAAATGTGTCCGGGTCCAGCTCATCAAGAACGGGAAGCAGGTCACCGCGTTCTGTCCCGGTGACGGCGCGATCTCGTTCATCGACGAGCACGACGAGGTCACCATCGCCGGCATCGGCGGCTCGAAGGGTCGCGCGATGGGTGACATCTCCGGCGTCAACTACAAGGTCGAGAAGGTCAACGGCGTGTCGCTGATCGAACTGGTTCGCGGGAACGCGGAGAAGCCAGTCAGATGA
- a CDS encoding 30S ribosomal protein S7 — protein MSEEEAAEAEEAEAETEESSAGADLFGVWDVSDMEYSDPSTQRYLNVTPVAHTMGRHASKQFEKSEISVVERLINRLMQTEDNTGHKQKTTRIVRDAFEIVHERTEENPAQVLVEAVENAAPREETVRLKYGGISVPKAVDVAPQRRVDQGLKFIAQGTLNASRNTTTPAAEALAQQLIGAADYDVNVYPISQKEETERVAAAAR, from the coding sequence ATGAGCGAGGAAGAAGCCGCCGAGGCCGAGGAGGCCGAGGCAGAGACCGAGGAGTCCTCGGCCGGCGCGGACCTGTTCGGCGTCTGGGACGTCTCCGACATGGAGTACTCCGACCCCTCGACCCAGCGCTACCTCAACGTGACGCCCGTCGCCCACACGATGGGTCGGCACGCGAGCAAGCAGTTCGAGAAGTCCGAGATCAGCGTGGTCGAGCGACTGATCAACCGGCTGATGCAGACCGAGGACAACACCGGTCACAAACAGAAGACGACCCGCATCGTGCGGGACGCCTTCGAGATCGTCCACGAGCGGACCGAGGAGAACCCCGCGCAGGTGCTGGTCGAGGCCGTCGAGAACGCGGCCCCGCGCGAGGAGACCGTCCGCCTGAAGTACGGCGGGATCTCGGTCCCGAAAGCCGTCGACGTGGCGCCCCAGCGCCGCGTCGACCAGGGGCTGAAGTTCATCGCGCAGGGCACGCTCAACGCCTCGCGCAACACGACGACGCCGGCCGCGGAAGCGCTGGCCCAGCAGCTGATCGGCGCCGCCGACTACGACGTGAACGTCTACCCGATCTCCCAGAAGGAGGAGACCGAGCGCGTCGCGGCCGCGGCCCGCTAA
- a CDS encoding MFS transporter: MPSTVVRKFYLLQATRSVGFISPIFTLFLLRDLSFTVVGSLSALSAAVVVLGEVPTGYVGDRLGRRTSIGLSIGLKAASLLGFVFAQSAVGYAVLYVPWALGLTFASGSVDAWLYDTLSERLDAGEFTRIRGRGEAVMAWSSVVTAVGGGALYGVDPTWPFLASVGLNLLGLAALASLPKNRAYRDGEGGGPTAAETFGVLRRAVARPSLRSFALYAGLFFAVLSASTTYVQPIAESMLETTIPGDLPVGLSLGLLYASFSGITAVASGRAGAIEDRLGTRRLLIVVPVLTSGLLVLPRLALIAALPMFVAQRGSRALLLPVVNGRVSEAVDDAGRATAVSAVSLLTKLYKLPLAVGAGVLADALGETSAVAALGGVFLLVAAASTVARPLRLLDDGADQGGAA, translated from the coding sequence GTGCCCTCCACCGTCGTTCGGAAGTTCTACCTGTTACAGGCGACCCGGTCGGTCGGGTTCATCTCCCCGATCTTCACGCTGTTTCTCCTCCGTGACCTCTCGTTCACCGTCGTCGGGTCGCTGAGTGCGCTGTCGGCCGCGGTCGTCGTCCTCGGCGAGGTGCCGACGGGGTACGTCGGCGACCGGCTGGGTCGGCGGACGAGCATCGGGCTCAGTATCGGACTGAAGGCGGCCTCGCTGCTGGGGTTCGTGTTCGCCCAGTCGGCCGTGGGCTACGCGGTGTTGTACGTCCCGTGGGCGCTGGGGCTGACGTTCGCCTCGGGTAGCGTCGACGCGTGGCTCTACGACACGCTCAGCGAACGGCTCGACGCCGGCGAGTTCACCCGCATCCGGGGCCGAGGTGAGGCGGTGATGGCGTGGAGTTCGGTCGTCACTGCGGTCGGCGGTGGGGCGCTCTACGGCGTCGACCCGACGTGGCCGTTCCTCGCCAGCGTCGGCCTGAACCTCCTCGGGCTGGCGGCGCTGGCCTCGCTGCCGAAGAACCGGGCCTACCGCGACGGTGAGGGTGGCGGTCCGACTGCGGCGGAGACGTTCGGGGTGCTCCGGCGGGCCGTCGCCCGCCCGTCGCTCCGGTCGTTCGCGCTCTACGCCGGCCTCTTTTTCGCGGTGCTGAGCGCGTCGACGACGTACGTGCAGCCGATCGCGGAGTCGATGTTGGAGACCACGATCCCGGGGGACCTCCCCGTCGGGCTCTCGCTGGGGCTGTTGTACGCGAGCTTCAGCGGTATCACCGCGGTCGCGAGCGGGCGGGCTGGGGCGATCGAGGACCGGCTGGGGACGCGACGCCTCCTGATCGTCGTGCCCGTGCTCACGAGCGGGCTGCTCGTGCTCCCCCGGCTAGCGCTGATCGCCGCGCTCCCGATGTTCGTCGCCCAGCGTGGCTCCCGAGCGTTGTTGCTCCCGGTCGTCAACGGCCGCGTGAGCGAAGCCGTCGACGACGCCGGCCGGGCAACGGCAGTCTCGGCGGTGTCGCTGCTGACCAAGCTGTACAAACTCCCGCTGGCGGTCGGGGCGGGCGTCCTCGCGGACGCGCTGGGCGAGACCAGCGCCGTCGCCGCGCTCGGGGGCGTGTTCCTCCTCGTCGCCGCCGCGTCCACGGTCGCCCGGCCGCTTCGACTCCTCGACGACGGCGCCGATCAGGGGGGCGCCGCCTGA
- a CDS encoding sorbosone dehydrogenase family protein, producing the protein MDPDTLSRRTVLALSAVGLAGCSAPDEPTETDTGSDPSDPSSYDPSLDHDETAWDGYDPEWSAPTSAAETELETEVLAETLEIPWDLSFTGNGELFLTERTGDVLRYADGETTTLFEPEDAIPAGSVEPGSDEDSWFVDGGEGGTMGVEAHPNYPDVPLVYVYYTATTDEEPVVRLAAFEPDSENPGQPVSVLAESPARAGTRTNIHNGGRLRFGPANYLWVTTGDAGNGELAADPDSLAGKVLRMTPDGEGAPGNESIGDPRIFTMGHRNVQGLSWLPDATPVADEHGPGPDEVNVLEAGANYGWPDARRPDEYQGTDYHRPVASSALVEATWAPSGSSFYRGEAAPTLQNRLLVGALINQRLKAFTLTPEGEELPALGETGKRHEADWLDDEYTVTSHDLLVNELGRIRHVEEGPDGALYAITSNRDGRANEPFPREIDDVLVRITEA; encoded by the coding sequence GTGGACCCCGACACGCTCTCCCGCCGAACGGTACTTGCCCTCTCGGCCGTCGGGCTGGCCGGCTGCAGCGCCCCCGACGAGCCGACCGAGACAGACACCGGCAGCGACCCCTCCGACCCGTCCAGCTACGACCCCAGCCTCGACCACGACGAGACGGCGTGGGACGGCTACGACCCGGAGTGGTCGGCGCCGACGAGCGCCGCCGAGACCGAACTGGAGACCGAGGTGCTCGCCGAGACGCTGGAGATCCCGTGGGATCTCTCCTTCACCGGGAACGGCGAACTGTTCCTGACCGAGCGAACCGGCGACGTGCTGCGCTACGCCGACGGCGAGACGACGACCCTGTTCGAGCCCGAAGACGCCATCCCCGCCGGCTCCGTCGAACCCGGCAGCGACGAGGACAGCTGGTTCGTCGACGGCGGCGAGGGCGGGACGATGGGCGTCGAAGCCCACCCGAACTACCCCGACGTGCCGCTGGTGTACGTTTACTACACCGCGACGACCGACGAGGAGCCCGTGGTCCGGCTCGCGGCGTTCGAACCCGACAGCGAGAACCCCGGCCAGCCGGTCTCCGTGCTCGCGGAGTCGCCCGCCAGAGCCGGCACCAGAACGAACATCCACAACGGGGGCCGGCTACGGTTCGGCCCCGCGAACTACCTCTGGGTGACGACCGGCGACGCCGGCAACGGCGAACTCGCTGCCGACCCCGACTCGCTGGCGGGCAAAGTGCTGCGGATGACGCCCGACGGCGAAGGGGCTCCAGGCAACGAGAGCATCGGCGACCCCCGCATCTTCACGATGGGCCACCGGAACGTGCAGGGGCTGAGCTGGCTCCCCGACGCGACGCCGGTCGCCGACGAGCACGGCCCCGGGCCGGACGAAGTGAACGTGCTCGAGGCCGGCGCGAACTACGGCTGGCCCGACGCGCGCCGCCCCGACGAGTACCAGGGGACCGACTACCACCGACCGGTCGCGAGTTCGGCGCTCGTCGAGGCGACGTGGGCGCCCTCCGGCTCCTCGTTCTACCGTGGCGAGGCGGCGCCGACGCTGCAGAACCGGCTGCTCGTGGGGGCGCTGATCAATCAGCGACTCAAGGCGTTCACGCTGACCCCGGAGGGCGAGGAGCTGCCCGCCCTCGGCGAGACCGGGAAGCGCCACGAGGCCGACTGGCTGGACGACGAGTACACCGTGACCAGCCACGACCTGCTCGTGAACGAGCTCGGGCGCATCCGGCACGTCGAGGAGGGGCCCGACGGCGCGCTGTACGCGATCACCTCCAACCGCGACGGGCGGGCGAACGAGCCGTTCCCGCGGGAGATCGACGACGTGCTGGTGCGGATCACCGAGGCCTAG
- a CDS encoding DUF5781 family protein has translation MDIRLPDNGPAEPFLGAADLLETESEIELPVHVRVRDDPDERTWAGHYEDRHVLNISRQAATSAMARELALHELSHMARYEQQHPSHHQSTREAIFLALAGESVEQRKLAHVHQLANHMKDIYADDITLSVAPGGKLVTFLESRLADAVADRPPAAPAGWQLATPGADPEITAVNAAFALALVERHDLVGPDHRIYDLAHAAADDAPEIGLETFAEAFRSLAADPSESEYRKALVDVTRDYVAAGAD, from the coding sequence ATGGATATACGACTCCCCGACAACGGCCCCGCGGAGCCGTTCCTCGGCGCAGCAGACCTCTTAGAGACCGAGAGCGAGATCGAACTCCCCGTCCACGTCCGCGTGCGCGACGATCCGGACGAGCGCACCTGGGCGGGCCACTACGAGGACCGTCACGTGCTCAACATCTCCCGACAGGCCGCCACGAGCGCGATGGCGCGGGAGCTGGCGCTGCACGAGCTCTCCCACATGGCCCGCTACGAGCAACAGCACCCCTCCCACCACCAGTCGACGCGGGAGGCGATCTTCCTCGCACTGGCGGGCGAGAGCGTCGAACAGCGCAAGCTGGCCCACGTCCACCAGCTCGCCAACCACATGAAGGACATCTACGCCGACGACATCACGCTCTCGGTCGCGCCGGGCGGGAAGCTCGTCACGTTCCTCGAGTCCCGGCTGGCCGACGCCGTCGCCGACCGACCGCCCGCGGCGCCGGCCGGCTGGCAGCTCGCGACCCCGGGCGCGGATCCGGAGATCACGGCGGTCAACGCCGCCTTCGCGCTCGCGCTGGTCGAACGCCACGACCTCGTCGGCCCCGACCACCGGATCTACGACCTCGCGCACGCGGCCGCCGACGACGCGCCGGAGATCGGCCTCGAGACGTTCGCCGAGGCGTTCCGCTCGCTCGCGGCCGACCCCTCCGAGAGCGAGTACCGGAAGGCGCTGGTCGACGTGACCCGGGATTACGTCGCCGCGGGCGCCGACTAG